A stretch of Hydractinia symbiolongicarpus strain clone_291-10 chromosome 9, HSymV2.1, whole genome shotgun sequence DNA encodes these proteins:
- the LOC130656274 gene encoding regulator of microtubule dynamics protein 1-like — MCIQFIYIDLYKNGITEKERMGYLMSFSPFDFSKHFAFGLGVGVGIGVVIRKVIREKAKQREHLISCLKQLAAEVRQLRETFINTVASNSKLKQIKSGSDSSDEDEFFDTEKGHDAASDNLEDFMLKVDRLQDGSSADQQDAYNLLITKTNEIQDNCELLWRLAKSQYQVSELKEKAGDKDAQKLINEKGIHTAEKAIKINNENFRAHQWYAILIGNNIQFLETKEKILSGYKYKQHIERAIELEPDNATSYYLLGRYCFEIFMLPWYMRKAAGALFASPPEATADDALQHFLKAEELNPGFWTENPLYIGKCYYHKWDYVNAKIWFRKVVQAKTKSPEDEKAREEALALLKKC, encoded by the exons ATGTGTAttcaatttatatatatagatttatataaaaatggaataacagaaaaagaaagaatggGTTACTTGATGTCATTTAGCCCGTTTGATTTCTCTAAACATTTTGCTTTTGGACTTGGTGTTGGAGTTGGCATTGGTGTAGTGATCAGAAAAGTTATCAGAGAAAAAGCCAAGCAGAGAGAACATCTAATATCATGCTTAAAACAATTAGCAGCTGAGGTCAGGCAACTCCGTGAAACTTTTATAAACACTGTTGCATCAAATTCGAAACTTAAGCAAATTAAAAGTGGGAGTGATTCAAGTGATGAAGATGAATTCTTTGACACAGAGAAAGGACATGATgc tgcATCTGATAATCTTGAGGACTTTATGTTGAAGGTGGACAGACTACAGGATGGTTCTTCGGCTGACCAGCAAGATGCCTATAACTTACTTATCACTAAAACAAACGaa ATACAAGATAACTGTGAGTTGCTGTGGAGGTTGGCAAAATCGCAATATCAAGTTTCcgaattaaaagaaaaagcgGGTGATAAAGATGCACAAAAACTAATCaatgaaaaag GAATACATACAGCAGAGAaagcaataaaaattaataatgagAATTTCCGAGCACATCAATG gTACGCTATACTTATTGGTAACAATATTCAATTTCTCGAAACAAAGGAAAAAATCTTATCAGGTTATAAATATAag CAACATATCGAAAGAGCCATAGAACTGGAACCAGACAATGCGACATCATACTATCTGTTAGGAAGATATTGCTTTGAG ATATTTATGTTGCCGTGGTACATGCGAAAAGCAGCAGGAGCATTGTTTGCAAGCCCCCCAGAAGCTACAGCAGATGATGcattacaacattttttaaag GCTGAAGAACTAAACCCTGGATTCTGGACCGAAAATCCTTTATATATAGGGAAG TGTTATTATCACAAATGGGATTATGTGAATGCTAAAATCTGGTTCAGGAAGGTAGTGCAAGCAAAGACAAAGTCTCCAGAG gatGAAAAAGCAAGAGAGGAAGCCTTGGCATTACTGAAGAAATGCTGA
- the LOC130657880 gene encoding uncharacterized protein LOC130657880: MTRTLCMEEISERVNSLECYTACRLIPLDKSPGVRPIGIGEVLRRIIGKSIMCLVKSDVIDAAGNLQLCAGQDSGCEAAVHAMKDIFEDEETDGVLLVDASNAFNSLNRRVLLHNLKIICPKLAIYVTNCYQTQARLFVTDGLEISSCEGTTQGDPTAMAIYALGIRPLLELLIIHEVKHAAYADDISAGGELARLKNWWQMLIEKGPLIGYYPEASKSWLIVKADKEELASEVFKSFNINITSEGRKHLGASIGSLKYKKRYVEDLVNTWVNELLSLSAIAEVQPQAAYSAFISGYRHKFNYYIRTIPGISELLQPIENVIRTKLIPSLCDRRACSDDERVLLSLPVKMGGLGLINVVETSKMEYEFSKLVTNELTKEIKHQNLMVTTSALTSKQIKSMVSRERNVFYLNKLKDVTTRLSQDEAKLNEIARSTVASSLLTTLPLKDHGFCLNKREFLDSISLRYGWSIKGLPLVCACGKQNSIEHALSCHVGGFVNIRHNELRDLMVTLLQEVCRDIRCEPPLIPLTTEATDFPRSAVTDAEARADISVRSFWQRGQRAFLDVRIFNPIAPSYRRQTMSSLFTFKKKRKKDLITDAS, translated from the coding sequence ATGACTAGAACCTTGTGTATGGAAGAAATTAGTGAGAGAGTCAATTCTCTAGAATGCTATACCGCTTGTCGCCTCATACCCTTGGACAAATCACCTGGTGTGCGCCCCATTGGTATTGGGGAGGTATTAAGACGAATCATTGGCAAATCCATAATGTgtcttgttaaaagcgacgttATCGATGCAGCTGGAAATCTCCAACTATGTGCTGGACAAGACTCCGGGTGCGAAGCAGCGGTTCATGCAATGAAGGATATATTCGAAGATGAAGAAACTGATGGTGTACTTTTAGTAGACGCATCAAATGCTTTTAATAGTTTGAACAGAAGAGTTTTATTGCACAATCTGAAAATTATTTGTCCGAAACTAGCTATTTATGTTACCAACTGCTATCAGACTCAAGCGAGATTATTTGTTACTGATGGACTGGAGATATCGTCTTGTGAGGGAACCACTCAGGGAGATCCTACAGCGATGGCAATATATGCACTTGGTATTCGCCCACTGCTAGAACTTTTGATAATACACGAGGTAAAACATGCAGCTTATGCTGATGATATCAGTGCTGGGGGCGAGTTAGCCCGCTTAAAAAATTGGTGGCAAATGCTTATCGAAAAGGGCCCGTTAATTGGCTACTATCCAGAAGCGTCCAAATCATGGCTGATAGTTAAAGCTGACAAGGAGGAGCTGGCTAGTGAGGTATTCAAAAGCTTTAACATCAACATAACATCGGAAGGAAGAAAACATCTAGGCGCCTCAATTGGTTCCCTTAAATACAAGAAACGTTACGTAGAAGACTTGGTCAATACATGGGTGAACGAACTGCTGAGTTTATCAGCAATTGCAGAAGTTCAACCTCAAGCTGCTTATTCTGCCTTTATATCTGGATACAGGCATAAATTTAACTATTATATTCGTACAATACCTGGTATTTCGGAGTTGTTGCAACCAATAGAAAATGTAATTCGCACAAAATTGATCCCATCCTTATGTGATAGAAGGGCATGTAGCGATGACGAGAGAGTATTGTTGTCTCTTCCGGTGAAAATGGGAGGCCTTGGTTTGATAAATGTTGTTGAAACCTCGAAAATGGAatatgaattttcaaaacttgtCACCAACGAACTCACGAAAGAGATAAAGCATCAAAACTTGATGGTGACAACAAGTGCTTTGACGAGCAAACAAATTAAGTCAATGGTTTCCAGGGAAAGAAATGTATTCTATTTAAACAAGCTAAAAGATGTGACGACACGATTATCCCAAGATGAAGCAAAATTAAACGAAATTGCAAGGTCGACTGTTGCTTCTAGTTTGTTAACAACTCTACCATTAAAAGACCATGGATTTTGCCTGAATAAGCGTGAATTTCTTGACAGTATTTCTTTACGTTACGGATGGAGCATTAAAGGATTGCCACTAGTTTGTGCTTGTGGCAAACAAAATTCTATTGAGCATGCATTGTCATGTCATGTTGGTGGTTTCGTGAATATTCGACACAACGAACTGCGCGATCTGATGGTTACCTTATTGCAGGAGGTATGCAGGGACATACGCTGTGAACCTCCCCTGATTCCCCTGACCACTGAAGCAACTGATTTTCCCCGTTCTGCAGTTACAGACGCAGAAGCAAGAGCTGACATAAGTGTAAGAAGTTTTTGGCAGAGAGGACAACGAGCATTTTTAGATGTAAGGATTTTTAATCCCATTGCTCCAAGTTATCGACGCCAAACAATGTCATCATTATTTACAttcaagaaaaagagaaaaaaagatctTATAACAGACGCATCATAG
- the LOC130657352 gene encoding tectonin beta-propeller repeat-containing protein 2-like has protein sequence MDEEDEAAVLGQDVVLREKDILKELLKALPHKAQLGYSGLKEKFISSGDKSLKKIIAAAKTNDSLKVEYTCLDVTPKTIVLGCSLGIAFLYDRNTKILSRFVCEKKQIPIVSIKLLEERNFIATGQFSGTITIFQYGEEKNGLMKAILKCTVESHHTAPVTSILWTPDSMKLFTADSEGNVAITVINMDEGKTHTVFLCKEDSPVTQMSFSHTGLLISTLKRTIIWPFTTKKVVQVGMQERKVFGNFGACFLPPASQLPTDDHIEVFASRPGLRLWKATTDGKVLSTMIFKESIMKGEPIIETIDLSSQVDLPPQSEQKQFGSLIVFKEQFLVSWQGSCVWVIDPNTGYVIGCHSNLGCVVDVSACNNELFILSKGEEHFIRKIVFETVVPCIVVEDLDLNNPQEIAKAQGASSVSQFEDQDKLDKHIDEVVSIVKRGLIDVKSRVKGITEQIRSRDASEDDNSSPRAVNRNRDNIESVLSGEAISTSDDNGKFDGTTSDENILSDGSGRPFESSNELLNSYEASPERKTETIEVEITHKTREKESMFGHLSKEEFPTDIVFEGTSIGKKIKKKKKTKKITDTKENVDTTEPTCDAATKDDDTVTLCDFDETTSSGMNRFQRVNSVLNKEISFDNDVNEDNLNVQNNDVCKGDELKLTLNAGTENLIDEQKQGDDVKMLCNNHNDRTQIYQSEEFSPQDEKEEVLYNDIQNENGELHVNSSSSDMKTLENNTLHHFEKNIQNNTLLLTVASDTEQNNMLNEKSVDLLMRNDGVITTNSTPEFYYSLEQPQQDNKFSENDNAKHSPNLEKTDNVRIENDELIAQVSAESNSNHMSNEINNQPSLSVMLPTTDVLDISKGDNVTIEYDKLIAQDKTEFSAASNSNHMSNEINNQPSLSVMLPTTDVLDISKTENKPSKKNNDDQEVNTISDNFTKSDENVDIEISPNDKNLIGVKNHVTKASEEDMNIVNVKISHQRQGSNASVQSLGLAERCKEVRGEALERTHVRQPSGPILLGADDTLDSNIHPYDEDEISIDVRDDNRDLEGKLYPISPFPAPQVHSIYSQRSVSLSEFSLSNFDDKTEEEKLYKAIGEYDSIDVQADLIESIESITDVEDNLSNSPPSDVSLSDVKNSSGAIGIRRKKRPKNRLSYPNSPCSSDMEGRPLHSPKAMAESVQERLRYLADSWADVNLPSCGQIQYIACSDSVVWAIDNHDHIFCSGTFSQSYNWKKLDGKAMQVACNPRGSVVWCVDRNKVAYYRTGIKEQCQQGTSWEAFEKNIHYVAVDDDSVWAIKTNGDVVLRTGVSITKPLGTAWLTVKEASDLVQITCLDGLTWALDIYNHVQIFHGNSKELDVQTVDQSSHWCELPGITASHVILGTKGVCWIIDGESGVWFNQDITRENPLGGTWYQLSLGEHHSQDSGWFSSVLSYFTQGNEPKMIIANEVAGVLILGKQGYIHVAHGHLLGTRWETVVPSNVKEPAFWTCVAAGGMDMNKDYIWALQPNGQLHCFKPGGHAYNVHPPTKVVLKYCSAGPRSLWVLTGGPDVYLRIGISDSCPQGLKWLKVDMLAQGNRRLKDICCGNHVVWAVDFEGNAWFQMGRDERRGVGFAPAWVAVEGCPLDGSKFIKIVVGPDDRIVWACDDKNNVYARKDITENFWVGTSWEVVSGTSGKDLAISSNHVWGLSPNGDVMCRFGVSSSNVIGDYWKKVPGSFDKISVSANDDIWGIDRHGTLYQRQTLLFYGSTMSSKAPSYNDLFSAHDDWEFI, from the exons ATGGATGAGGAGGATGAAGCAGCAGTTCTTGGCCAAGATGTTGTGTTGCGTGAAAAAGACATTCTTAAGGAATTACTCAAGGCTTTACCACATAAAGCTCAACTTGGTTATTCGGGTTTGAAAGAAAAGTTCATTTCAAGTGGTGAcaaaagtttgaagaaaataatagcTGCTGCAAAAACGAATGACTCTCTGAAAGTCGAGTACACATGTCTGGATGTTACACCAAAAACAATTGTACTTGGTTGTAGTCTGGGTATTGCCTTTCTCTACGATCGGAACACAAAAATACTTAGCAGATTTGTCTGTGAG AAAAAGCAGATACCAATTGTTAGTATCAAGTTGTTGGAAGAGCGCAACTTTATTGCGACTGGTCAATTTAGTGGTACTATCACAATATTTCAATATggagaagaaaaaaatggtttAATGAAG GCAATTCTGAAATGTACTGTGGAATCTCATCATACAGCCCCTGTCACCAGTATTTTGTGGACACCTGACAGTATGAAATTGTTCACAGCTGATAGTGAGGGTAATGTCGCAATCACTGTCATCAATATGGACGAG GGAAAAACACACACTGTCTTTCTTTGCAAAGAGGATTCTCCTGTGACACAGATGTCATTCTCCCACACTGGCTTACTGATATCAACTCTAAAACGAACCATTATATGGCCTTTCACCACAAAAAAAGTTGTTCAAGTTGGCATGCAAGAAAGAAAGGT CTTTGGAAATTTTGGTGCTTGTTTTTTACCACCTGCAAGTCAACTTCCCACAGATGATCACATTGAAGTATTTGCATCCCGCCCTGGCTTGCGATTGTGGAAAGCTACAACAGATGGAAAGGTGCTTTCAACGATGATATTCAAAGAATCAATAATGAAAGGTGAACCAATTATAGAAACAATTGATCTTTCATCTCAGGTTGACCTGCCTCCACAAAGTGAACAGAAACAATTTGGTTCGCTAATTGTATTCAAAGAACAATTTCTTGTTTCATGGCAAGGATCTTGTGTGTGGGTAATTGACCCAAATACTGGCTATGTTATTGGTTGTCATAGTAATTTAGGTTGTGTTGTTGACGTTAGTGCTTGCAACAATGAACTCTTTATATTATCGAAAGGTGAAGAACATTTTAtacgaaaaattgtttttgaaactgtagtgCCATGTATTGTTGTAGAAGATTTAGACCTTAATAATCCACAGGAAATAGCAAAAGCTCAAGGAGCTAGTTCTGTGAGTCAGTTTGAAGACCAGGACAAGTTAGATAAACATATTGATGAAGTTGTGTCTATTGTGAAAAGAGGGTTGATTGATGTAAAATCAAGAGTTAAAGGTATCACAGAACAAATCCGTTCAAGAGATGCTTCTGAAGACGACAATTCAAGCCCTCGCGCTGTAAATCGAAATCGTGACAACATTGAATCTGTGCTTAGTGGGGAAGCTATTTCAACTAGTGATGATAACGGTAAATTCGATGGAACAACAAGTGATGAAAATATACTTAGTGATGGTTCTGGTAGACCCTTTGAATCAAGTAATGAACTTTTAAACTCTTACGAGGCTAGTCctgaaagaaaaacagaaactaTTGAAGTGGAAATTACGCACAAGACGAGAGAAAAGGAATCTATGTTTGGTCACTTATCAAAGGAAGAATTTCCAACAGATATTGTATTTGAAGGTACATCCATTGGcaagaaaataaagaagaaaaagaaaacaaaaa aaaTCACTGACACTAAAGAAAATGTGGATACTACGGAACCGACATGTGATGCTGCAACAAAAGATGACGACACGGTCACATTATGTGATTTTGATGAGACAACATCTTCTGGCATGAATAGATTTCAAAGAGTTAACTCTGTACTTAATAAAGAAATATCATTTGACAATGATGTTAATGAGGACAATTTAAATGTTCAAAATAATGATGTTTGCAAGGGAGATGAACTTAAACTAACCTTGAATGCTGGGACTGAGAATTTAATTGATGAGCAAAAACAAGGTGATGATGTAAAAATGCTATGTAATAATCACAATGATAGGACACAAATTTATCAAAGTGAAGAGTTTTCTCCACAAGACGAAAAAGAAGAAGTATTATATAATGACATTCAGAACGAAAATGGTGAATTGCATGTAAATAGCTCCTCTAGTGATATGAAAACATTAGAAAACAATACTTTACACCACTTTGagaaaaacattcaaaacaaTACTTTGCTACTAACTGTTGCGTCTGATACTGAGCAGAACAATATGTTGAACGAAAAGAGTGTGGATTTATTAATGAGAAACGATGGTGTTATTACAACTAATAGCACACCAGAATTTTATTATTCACTCGAACAACCTCAGCAAGACAATAAATTCTCTGAAAATGATAATGCTAAACACTCACCTAATTTGGAAAAAACGGACAATGTTAGAATAGAAAATGATGAATTAATTGCACAAGTTTCTGCTGAATCAAATAGCAATCACATGTCAAATGAAATCAATAACCAGCCTTCACTGTCTGTGATGTTACCCACTACAGATGTGTTGGACATTTCAAAGGGTGATAATGTTACGATTGAATATGATAAATTGATTGCACAAGACAAGACAGAATTTTCTGCTGCATCAAATAGCAATCACATGTCAAATGAAATCAATAACCAGCCTTCACTGTCTGTGATGTTACCCACTACAGATGTGTTGGACATTTCAAAAACTGAGAATAAGCCAAGCAAGAAAAACAATGATGACCAGGAAGTGAATACTATATCTGACAATTTTACAAAATCTGATGAGAATGTAGATATAGAGATTTCTCCAaatgataaaaatttaattggTGTAAAAAACCATGTAACAAAAGCATCAGAAGAAGACATGAATATTGTCAACGTGAAAATATCTCATCAGCGACAAGGAAGTAATGCCAGTGTTCAGAGCCTTGGATTAGCCGAGCGTTGTAAAGAAGTGCGTGGCGAAGCTTTGGAACGAACACATGTACGACAACCTTCAGGTCCTATTTTACTAGGTGCTGATGATACCCTCGATTCGAATATTCATCCATATGATGAGGATGAAATAAGTATCGATGTGCGTGATGACAACAGAGATTTGGAGGGAAAACTTTACCCCATTAGTCCGTTTCCAGCTCCACAAGTGCATTCCATTTATTCGCAACGCAGTGTAAGCTTGTCAGAATTTTCACTTTCCAATTTTGATGATAAGACTGAGGAAGAAAAACTTTACAAAGCCATTGGAGAGTACGACAGCATTGATGTACAAGCAGATCTTATTGAGTCGATAGAGAGCATAACAGATGTCGAAGACAATTTATCCAACTCTCCTCCATCAGATGTAAGCCTCAGTGATGTAAAGAATTCATCTG gtgcTATTGGAATCAGACGAAAAAAACGCCCTAAGAACAGGCTAAGTTATCCTAACTCACCCTGCagttcagatatggaaggccgCCCTCTTCATTCCCCTAAAGCGATGGCTGAATCTGTGCAAGAACGCCTGCGGTATTTAGCAGACAGCTGGGCGGATGTCAATTTGCCGTCATGTGGCCAGATACAGTACATAGCCTGCTCTGATTCCGTGGTTTGGGCCATCGATAACCATGATCACATCTTTTGTTCTGGCACCTTTTCTCAAAGTTATAACTGGAAAAAACTAGACGGGAAAGCAATGCAGGTTGCATGCAATCCAAGAGGTTCAGTTGTGTGGTGTGTTGATCGAAACAAGGTTGCTTATTACCGCACAGGTATAAAAGAGCAGTGCCAACAAG GCACAAGTTGGGAGGCGttcgaaaaaaatatacattacGTTGCTGTGGATGATGATTCTGTTTGGGCGATCAAGACAAATGGAGACGTAGTTTTAAGAACTGGGGTTTCGATAACAAAGCCTTTAGGAACTGCATGGCTGACAGTGAAAGAGGCCAGTGATCTTGTACAAATCACGTGTTTGGATGGTCTCACTTGGGCGCTAGATATATATAACCACGTGCAAATCTTTCATG GAAATTCTAAGGAGCTCGATGTGCAAACCGTCGATCAGTCTTCGCATTGGTGCGAACTACCAGGAATCACTGCCAGTCATGTTATCTTGGGCACGAAAGGCGTGTGCTGGATTATTGACGGCGAGTCAGGCGTCTGGTTTAATCAGGACATAACGCGGGAAAATCCTCTTGGTGGCACATGGTATCAGTTGTCACTGGGTGAACATCACAGTCAAGACTCTGGCTGGTTCTCTTCTGTATTATCCTACTTCACGCAGGGAAATGAACCAAAAATGATAATCGCTAACGAAGTAGCAGGCGTTTTAATTCTTGGCAAGCAAGGCTACATTCATGTTGCTCATGGACACTTGCTAGGTACACGGTGGGAAACGGTAGTGCCATCAAATGTAAAAGAGCCAGCCTTCTGGACGTGCGTCGCTGCTGGTGGCATGGATATGAACAAAGACTATATTTGGGCCTTGCAACCAAATGGTCAGTTGCATTGTTTTAAGCCGGGAGGTCATGCTTACAATGTTCACCCACCTACAAAAGTTGTGTTAAAGTATTGTTCGGCAGGCCCACGCTCGTTATGGGTGCTAACAGGTGGTCCCGATGTTTACTTGCGAATCGGAATATCTGATTCATGTCCACAAGGATTAAAATGGTTGAAAGTGGATATGTTGGCTCAAGGTAACCGAAGACTTAAAGATATATGTTGCGGTAATCATGTTGTATGGGCTGTTGATTTCGAAGGTAATGCTTGGTTCCAGATGGGTCGTGATGAACGAAGAGGAGTTGGATTTGCTCCCGCTTGGGTAGCTGTAGAGGGTTGTCCTCTCGATGGAAgtaaatttatcaaaattgTAGTAGGCCCTGATGATCGTATCGTATGGGCTTGTgatgataaaaataatgtatatgcAAGAAAAGATATCACTGAAAATTTCTGGGTTGGAACATCGTGGGAAGTGGTTTCAGGTACAAGCGGGAAAGATTTAGCTATCAGTAGCAACCACGTGTGGGGTCTGAGTCCTAATGGTGATGTAATGTGTCGATTTGGCGTGTCAAGTAGTAACGTCATCGGCGATTATTGGAAAAAAGTGCCGGGTTCATTTGATAAAATTAGCGTGAGTGCCAATGACGATATTTGGGGCATTGACAGACACGGGACCTTGTACCAGAGACAGACTTTATTATTTTACGGAAGTACGATGTCAAGTAAAGCCCCTTCGTACAACGACCTGTTTTCTGCGCACGATGATTGGGAGTTTATATAG